One segment of Setaria viridis chromosome 4, Setaria_viridis_v4.0, whole genome shotgun sequence DNA contains the following:
- the LOC117851851 gene encoding expansin-like A4 — MALLLLLLFTISQFLLPASCSPSSKNNNYYCDWCPRHSTASLLPPASADLDDCEYGAAMAMDLNGGHAAAAGAEFFRDGAGCGACYQLRCRDRRVCGDGGVKVVVTGAANRTGFLLGREAFAAMARPGMADQLAAALDDDNVQVYFRRTPCEYKKNLTVQVEEGSRNPGQLGIRFLYQGGQTEIAAVEIAAQQANYHTQTASSSWRPMARRLRRAWRTPRAPAGPLRLRLVVTAGFGGKWLLAKEAVLPADWRPGQAYGTGLRVTDVALRTCARSCRARPPGDEELRR; from the exons atggcgctgctgctgcttcttctcttcaCCATCAGCCAGTTCCTGCTTCCCGCGTCCTGCTCTCCGTCTTCCAAGAACAACAACTACTACTGCGACTGGTGCCCTCGTCACTCCAccgcctctctcctccctcccgcctccgccgaccTCGACGACTGTGAATACGGGGCTGCCATGGCTATGGACCTCAACGGAggacacgccgccgccgcgggcgccgagTTCTTCCGCGACGGGGCCGGCTGCGGCGCCTGCTACCAG TTGCGGTGCAGAGACCGGCGGGtttgcggcgacggcggcgtcaagGTCGTCGTGACGGGCGCGGCCAACCGGACGGGGTTCCTGCTCGGCAGGGAGGCCTTCGCCGCGATGGCCAGGCCCGGCATGGCCGATCaactcgccgccgccttggACGACGACAATGTCCAGGTCTACTTCAGGAG GACACCTTGCGAGTACAAGAAGAATCTGACCGTCCAAGTGGAGGAGGGGAGCCGGAACCCGGGCCAGCTCGGCATCCGGTTCCTGTACCAGGGTGGGCAGACCGAGATCGCCGCCGTCGAGATCGCCGCGCAGCAGGCGAATTACCACACCCagacggcgtcgtcgtcgtggcgGCCCATGGCGCGGCGGCTGCGCCGTGCGTGGCGCACCCCgcgcgccccggccggcccgctgcggctccgcctcgtcgtcaCGGCCGGCTTCGGCGGCAAGTGGCTGTTGGCCAAGGAGGCCGTGCTGCCGGCGGACTGGCGGCCTGGCCAGGCGTACGGCACGGGCCTCCGGGTCACCGACGTCGCCCTGCGCACCTGCGCCCGCTcctgccgcgcgcgcccccctgGCGACGAGGAGCTCAGACGGTGA